The DNA sequence AATTTCGTGCCACGAAACTCCAGAAATTGTCCACGTATCTTCGATATAGGAATTTTCTTACCAAGCAATGTCGTGGCTGCCGTTGCCCCAAGCGCGACAACCAGTCGAGGCTTAATCACAGCAATCTGCCGATAGAGAAACGGCTCGCAGGTCGCCACCTCATCAGGCTCCGGTTCGCGATTACCCGGCGGACGACACTTGACGATGTTAGCAATGTAACAGTCTTCACGCTTCATGCCGATAGCCTCGATCATACGGTCGAGCAGTTGGCCAGCGCGACCGACAAACGGTCGGCCTGTCGCGTCTTCATCTGCGCCCGGTCCTTCACCAATAAACATCAATTCGGCTCTCGGATTGCCTTCCCCAAAGACGATGTGCGTGCGCGTCGCATGCAGCTTGCAGCGAGTACAATCGCCAATATCGGCGCGAATCGCGTCGAGTGTTTCATCAACAGGCTGCTCAACGTCGGGTTGCACAGCCGGAGGCGCCGGTCCCAGCTCGCCAAAAAGTGACGCCTGACCAATCGGCGGGAGTGTCTTTTTCTTTGCAGGCGTGATTCGTGGATCGTGGACCGTGAGCCGTGATCCGTGGATCATCGCTCCTGACTCCTGACTCCTGGCTGCTGACTCCTGACTCCTGACTCCTGACTCCTGGCTGCTGGCTGCTGGCTCCTGGCTCCTGACTCCTGGCTCCTGACTCCTGGCTTCCACGCGCGGCAGCGCCGGTGGATCATCACCATAGTCAGTGAGGCCCAGGTCCATCAGATACTTCAACTCGCGTTGAAGATCACGAGCGAGGACGATGACATCTTCAGTGAGCGGTGGCTCTACCATATCATTCATCCACCTGCGTCGAAAGAAACACTTCAATCAGATGATCAAAGATGCGGTCGGCAACTTCGCGCTTCGAGAGCAAGGGCAGCGCGATAACATGATCATAACGGTCTATGATGGTGACGCGATTAGTATCCACATCAAAGCCGGCGCCAGGCGCGGTCACATCATTGACTACGATCATATCCAGGTTCTTGCGCTGCAATTTGTCGCGGCCATGCTCCACTGGCTTGTCTGTTTCAGCGGCAAACCCCACAACGATTTGATGAGTTTTACGACGGCCGACCTCAGTTAAAATATCCGGCGTCGGTTCCAGATCAAGTGTGACGCTTTGATCTGACTTTTTGATTTTGCTTGCCTGTGGATGGCGTGGCCGAAAATCGGCTACTGCGGCTGCTTTGATGACAATCGTGGCTTCATTCAGGTGGCGTGTGACAGCGTCACACATCTGCTGAGCTGACCAGACGGGGATGA is a window from the Blastocatellia bacterium genome containing:
- a CDS encoding uracil-DNA glycosylase: MVEPPLTEDVIVLARDLQRELKYLMDLGLTDYGDDPPALPRVEARSQEPGVRSQEPAASSQESGVRSQESAARSQESGAMIHGSRLTVHDPRITPAKKKTLPPIGQASLFGELGPAPPAVQPDVEQPVDETLDAIRADIGDCTRCKLHATRTHIVFGEGNPRAELMFIGEGPGADEDATGRPFVGRAGQLLDRMIEAIGMKREDCYIANIVKCRPPGNREPEPDEVATCEPFLYRQIAVIKPRLVVALGATAATTLLGKKIPISKIRGQFLEFRGTKLLPTFHPAFLLRSPGMKKEAWEDLKKVRDFLHGKISG